Genomic DNA from Pseudorasbora parva isolate DD20220531a chromosome 17, ASM2467924v1, whole genome shotgun sequence:
AGACTAGAGTAATGACCGAGTTTAATGTTGCTATAGTAATGAACGCAACTTGCTCGCGCATCTGATTGACAAATAAACTGCGCACTCTTATATTATTGTTTTCGttaatattgtggttattttgccacatgcattttagacatgtcatgtagttttaaacatgcaataaatgcacatcCATGAATAATGCGCtatcctttttatttattaggctaaatcgcatttacttctgggctatatgggccatttcaggagaatccatcatttaaaattcatcagagttatggaaatgtatcatcattttacaaataaagtttcgGAGAAGGATACTTTCTACACCCTTGCATCCTGCGGTCATTCCGGAACTAGGTTCCTCCAttgattttgttaaaaaaagaagaatcgaAAAGGAATCGAAAACAACAGTGCGGAATCGATTCTTGGAATCGACTCCGTCAATTCCGGAAACAGGAATTGGAAtcggaatcgattccaaaaattCCGGAATCGACCAGCCCTAGTTACAGAATGAAATCATTCAGATGAATCAGAATCGATAATTACCTCACGATTTCCTTCGCTGCAGTTCGCAGACAGTTCAGTTTATGTACAGCGCGCGGCAGTAGAGAGCGCTTTGCGTTCAGGTCCGCCGTGACTGTACATCGAGTGAAGCAACAACATCTTCCGCGGTTAAAGTTCAAGAACATGGCGGCCTAAGTGAAGCTGCCCAATGTTATATTAGCCATGCTGGAATTTGTTATGCTATattcatccatgcattcattGAGGTTTTAACTGTATAGACGCTTACCGTTAATCATAACAATTTATAATCTTCAACATGTTGCGGGCTTTATCGAGGTGTCATGATCCTGTAGTCCGTCTTCTCGCTCCCCGCACTACTGTTATGGTCGAAACTGTCAGGGGAAGAAAATCTCGCACAGACCCCAAAGCGAAGTCAAAACTGGACCGGATAAAGACTCCCCCTCCCGTGGATCCAGTGGAAATGCTTGTACTAAAAGAGCGTTTCACTGAGTACAATTTGATCCTCAGAGCCCTGCGGTAAGACATTTCCTGAGTGATTATGATGACCAGTCAGGATTATGATGACCAGTGAATGTAGACCTGTGATTACCAAGGTCACTCTGCCCGTCTAATTGTTTCTTCATCATTACAGTGGTATCTTTTGTCATTTAAGTTTGAGATTGACAAGCTGAACATTTTCTGCATGTAGACTGGAGTTCAAGGAGCAGGTGTTGAGGAAGAAATATGAAGATGAGGTTGGTTCCGCGGCAGAGGAGAGAGCAAAAAGGGAGGCTGAAGAGCATCGGTCACTAATGGCctggaatgatgctgaaaacctTAGATTGCGTAAAATGCGGTGAGTAATGTAACGTAGATTTGATTACTGTGAGATGTCAGGTTTGTACGCGAGGGGCATTTTGCGAGAAGGGTCTGTCTGCGTCCCATAGTACTGCAAACCACGTCTCAAGAAAAAAGCATGGATGTCATCAAAGTACTTTTATTCGTGTACATGTTTTTTATGTAAGAAAGGCTTGTAAGTCTAAATTATATTGCTTAAAGTTGTGAAATAACTGCTATTGAAAGGTAAAATAAACCATACAGTTAAATACAGATCTATTGTATGGTAACGCTATAGCTACAAACCTAACCCTTACTGTTCCCCTTCAATCAAATTAAAAATACTGCGTTTCGTAATTTACCCCTTAACTGCCACCCCCTTTTTGaagaattttcatgaaaatgcactatTCAAACTTAAATGTTTATAATTCATGATTTCAATTCAAGATATGTTTGGTCttgtattaaaggggtcatataatggtacatgcactttaacaagctgattgtatggaaatgtgtgttggcagtgcctgtacacaagcatcctataatgaaaaaaaggtttttttttttttttttaaatctccttatatgtcTCAAATCGATCCGTTCGCTGTGTGGCGTCACATGATCAgacacccctcccacgactattgattgacagcagcgtttcatcTCAGACTCGCCCTGAGTGAGCTCAAGCTGTCGTCGttaccatagacatcatataggttTCAaatctatatgatgtctatggtcgTCGTTACAGTCCGCCATTGTATAAGTAGAGACGCTGGGCGATTgtagtgttc
This window encodes:
- the mrps26 gene encoding 28S ribosomal protein S26, mitochondrial translates to MLRALSRCHDPVVRLLAPRTTVMVETVRGRKSRTDPKAKSKLDRIKTPPPVDPVEMLVLKERFTEYNLILRALRLEFKEQVLRKKYEDEVGSAAEERAKREAEEHRSLMAWNDAENLRLRKMREQRVRMEAEAAKLKRTEAVLLRQQELENYIKEKERQILQLQEEAKDFITLDNLDERIEEALDNPKNYNFAIDKEGRVVKRTAFQ